In Brassica napus cultivar Da-Ae chromosome C2, Da-Ae, whole genome shotgun sequence, the sequence GGGGATCTTTGCCAGCAGTGCAACATTGAAGGCCTGAATATCTTTAAAACCAAGACCACCCATTCTTTTTGGCTTTGTAAGTTTCTCTCATGCAACCCAACACATTTTTCTTGTTCCATCATTTGCATCCCACCAGAAACGTGTGAGGGCTGACTGAATGCTTTTACATATACTGACTGGCAGTTCAAAGCAAGTCACTGCAAAATTTGGAACAGCCGAGAGGACTTCTTGAAGCATGATCATTTTACCAACAGTCGAGAGTTGTTTTGTAGACCAGCTAACAGCTCTTACTTTGATTCTGTTGACGATGGAAGCAAACATATCATGTTTTTTACACCCAAAGTGTTCTGGCAATCCCAAGTATTTGCCTACACCTCCCTCTTTACTGAtccccaacgtttgttttaatcTTTCTCGTGTTGAAGAATCTGTTTTTGCAGAGAACGAGATGGGTGATTTTTCTGGGTAGATCATTTGTCCAGAGGCTGCTTCATATAGGCGCAGGATCTCCATCAAGGTGATGCAGCTTCGACTATCAGAACGGATGAAAAATATGGTGTCATCGGCAAACAGTAAGTGATTGATTCGTGGATTGTTTGTTGCAATTTTGACCCCCGATAGGTTTCCATTCTGTTGAGCCTCTAAGCATAATCCTGATAACACTTGACTGCATAGGATGAAGATGTATTGGGAGAGAGGATCGCCCTGTCTAATCCCCCTTTGCGGTGTGACTCTCCCAAGAATAGAGTCATTTAACAAGAAGGAGTATTCCACTGTGGAGACGCATTGCATAATCTAGGTAACGAACAGCTCGTGAAATCCCAAGGTAGATAGAACGCATTCAATAAATCCACACTCTAATCTGTCATAATCTTTGCTCATGTCAGATTTAATTGCCATGGAGCAATGCTTTTCGGCCTTTGAAGTCTTCAGATAATGGAGAGTCTCATGGGTGATTAATATGTTGTCTGAGATGGCTCGGCCAGGTATAAACGCTGAATGGTTCTCTGATATTACCTCTTGCAGTTGTGGCTTTAACCTCAAggataatatttttgaaatcacTTTGTAGTATACATTACATAATGCTATCGGCATGTACTCAGAAACCAGTTTTGGGTTGGTGATCTTAGGGATTAGCCTGATATGAGTAGAGTTCACAGTATGAGGCAGAGTTCCTTCAGAGAAAAATTGCTGAACTTCTTTTATAATTGCAGATCTCAAATTCTCCCAGTTAGACTGGAAAAAACTTGTAGAAAACCCATCAGGCCCCGGGGTCTTGTCTGGGTGGATGGAGAATACAGCTAGTCTTATTTCCTCTGCAGTTGGTGGAGTTATGAGGTTATCATTTTGGGTTGCTGATATTTGTGGCTTTAAGGCTTTGTGGACTGTACCGGAGCAATCTACAGTCGTAGAGCTGAAGATCTCGCGAAAATAGTTAGCAATTGTGTCTGCGATCTGTTCCTCTTCATAGAAGATGTTCCCTTCCGAGTCTTCAATGATATCAAGTCGGTTTTTTGCTCTCCTTCCCCGAGCAGCAGCGAGGAAATACCATGTATTTCTATCTCCTAGGGTAAATCACAACTGCATGCTTCGTTGCTGCCAGTACTCCTCTTCTTTCCTGTATGCTTGGAGTAAGTTGTGGCTCAGTGTCATGATAGGCTGTCTCATCTGCTGTTGCTTTAGAGAGCTCCCCATCCAGAGAGTTTCAGTGAGCCTATCTCTTTCCGACTGTTGAGGTATTGCTCTCTGCTCCATTGTGCAATTGCTCTTCTCCATCTAGCAATTCTAGCCGTGACATGTAGATTGTTATccttattttatgtttcttttactAGGTTAGTAACCTCTGTGTTGTGGCGGAGACGTCTGTCATATCTGAACAGTTTGTGTGATTTTTTCCTCGTAGGATTGAAGATGGATAGCAGAGGCCTGTGGTCTGATTCCTCGAACAGAAGATAGTGGCTTTTTGCCTTTGGGAAGAGGTTAGACCAGTCGTTGTTTGCCACAGATCTATCCAAAAGGTAATGTACCAAGTGAGTTCCGCGTTGACCTCTCCACGAGAGGAAGTTTCCAGTGTGTTTCAAGTCAAAGAGGTCGCATTGTGATAGAAAGCTGCGAAAGGCACAGAAAGAGCTCTCGGCTCTGTGTTTGCCACCTGACTTTTCGTCATTGCTGACAATTTCATTGAAATCCCCAGTGAGAAACCATGCTCCTGTTCGGgatgaagataaagaagctAAAGCATTCCAGACTTCCTGGCGGTTTGCAACTTACGGAGCTCCGTAGACAAAGGTACAGAAAAACTGTGATCCTTTAAACGTTATTTTTGTATCAACAAAGTTATGGTTGGATGTTAAAATCTGAACGTCAAAGTGTTGTTTCCATAACAGTGCAAGCGCTCCTCCACCGTGACCATGTGGGGAAACTAGGAAATGATTATCAAAATTCAAGTCTTGGAGCTCTTGGAGGACGAAGCTATCTTGGTTTTTTGTTTCCATTAGGAAGACAATATCCATTGAGTAGCTTCAAACAAGTTCTTTTAAACGTCGGACTGTTGAGGGGTTTTCCAGCCCACAACAATTCCAGCTTGCAACAGCTAAGGAAGAGGACTTCTGGGGGTGTGAAAATCCGAGTTCCTAGCTGTGGCAGCTGGGTCATTGGTCGGATTTGCCCCTGGAATTGGTGGGGTGGAAGATGAGGACATAGCCGGGTTCCTAGCTGGTGATTGGCGGGCTTTAGCAAATTTGCGCTTTCTGGAATTGACTCCTGCCAGGTTCTTTGGACTAGCTCCAACTTTTTTTGGATCAGGGGGTCTTCCACGGCGCTTAGGAGGAGCTAGTGAAGCAGGGTGGCTGCAGCTAGAGTCCATGGGAATGGTCTCCTGGTTCATTGATCTTGCATCAGGGATCATAATAGGGTTTGCATTGAGTTGAGGCCCCCAGGAATGAAATTTGCTGCAGCATTTGCCGCTTCTATGATGCCAGCTGCAGTACTCACCGTAAGCCCCTGTGTTTAACCTTGTATGATCTTGAGTCTTCTAGCTGCACTCTCTGTAGGGTCTGCGCAATTGATGTATTGAACTGTGACATCTTGCAGTTCAGTCATCACCTCTTCTGTAGTGGGGATGGAAGGGGGAGGAGGAAAATCACAATTGTAGAGATTTCTTCCAAGAGGCGCCAGAGTAGTATCAGGAGAGCCTGTGTGGTTCATCGGCGTTTGGGGAGGGGTTTGTGGTCTCTCACGAGCTCTCCATTGCATGTTTATCTCCCTAGCTCTCGCAGTACTATAGTGTTTGCTTGCCCTTGGTGCTTGTTGGCTCAAGTAAGGTTGCCTAGAGGTTGCTGGAGAGATCTTGTTCCTTAGTGGTTGAACCAAAGATGTGTTCATAGTGACTCTCTCCCCATATGGTCTTCCATGCCTATCCACTCTTTGTTTGAAAGGTGCCACATGAGGGGTAACACTTCTCCTAGGGGGGGAAGGGTGTTTTGCAGAAGGGATATGAGTTCCTGTGAGGAGTAGCGTCGACTCACACGCTCAGTAGCTCCCCTGCCTTCCTCCCTCGTTTCAGATTTAGTTGGGACCAAAGGAGGAATCTCTCTTTGTCTTTTGTCACAATGGCGAGAGGAGTGGGTCAGCATGTTGCAGATAGAGCAATGGTTGGCCATGTTCTCATATTTGAACGTTATTGGTATATCTTCCCCCGAGGAGAAATTCACAAGGGAGTCTGTTACGAAGGGTTTCAGAGCATCGAGAGTGATACGGATACGAGCAGGGGTCTTCGTTATCTTGTAATCCTCCAGTGTCCCTAGCTCGAGACGGATGTTGTAGATCATGCTCTCGTGCGAGAAGTGGAGGGGTAGTCCTCTGAGAGTAATCCGGAAGGGTATGTGAGATGGGAAGGTACGAGAAATGACTGGTTCCCATTGTTGAAGCACCACCATCCAGTTGTAAAACTGGTATGGCCTGTTGAGAAGAATGTTGTGTAGATCTTCTTCGAGATCGAAGCGGAACTGAAAACAGTCATAGCCTAGGTCAGATCCAACGACTGCCTTTTAGAGACCATTTCTTGGGGAGTTCAATGATGAGTTGCCAGATCTTTTGTTCCTTGGGGTTCAAGACTCTCCCAATGAGGGTTTTTGCATTATCCTTGATCAGGTCTGAGTAGTCGATGTCGGGTGCTCTGATTCATTTTCGCATCGACTATGTGCTGTCACGAACAATGCCTTTCCCTTTCTCTGCTGTGAGCCGCTGCGGAGCCATTCTTGAGTTCGAGCGGTAGAGGAGATCTTGACGGTGGTGAAAGGAGGCGGTGGAGTAAGCAGTCGACACCGGAGAGCAGCTTATTGAAGTTCTTATATTGGGATATCTAGAAAAAGACACCGTTCTATAAACCAATGAAATTATCCACTTTGAGTAACTAGTCATTTTCGAATTCTacattatgaaaatattattcttGACAATTTTTATTTGTAAGGCCAACATACGCTATGTAAAAAAGAACTTCACTTACAAGAATACTTTACAAACTTTGAAATGAAACATTGTTGTATTTTGACATGTTAATTATGCACTTTGTACGGCTAACCTTAACTCTCCGTAAGCTACAATTCTTTGTCTTGCTTACCATGTCGAGATGAACTACATGCATGACTTTGCACGTGGCCACATATAAGTTTGATATATAGTCTCCTCCTTCTGAACTCTAATTCCAATTAGTGGGTGAACATCATAATCTGATTAACAAAAGCTAATTTTCAGAATATTTTATGTGGTTTCAAGTAAGTTATGTGATTAGGCCAACTGACGAAACATTAAACTATGTGCCAAACTAATCTTGTGGGCATCATTAGTAGGAACATTTGCAGAGGAACCACTTAGAACCAAACCCAATTGATATACATCATCTAATGTATTTGTTTACTAGATAATAAATCTGACCATGGATGGTGTTACAAAATAAGACCATGGatgttatgttttaaaaatattagtgaaataatttctgattttttttcagcaaataatttctgatttaaagatgaaaatatgataaaaaaagagaaagctGAAACAATATTGGTTGAAAAATGTTCTAGCCCCTAAAACACATATACAATaatgaactttttattttttttaaacgactagTATAGGCTAAATCAACACTTTTAATTGAATATATCAATATTTCTCATTACAATTGGATAAAATATATGGAAACccatgaatatatattatatatggtCTCACACTTAAGTAAAGAttcatatatgattttaaaatatcattataagcatatatacatatatatatacactttcaTACATACACTTTACATAAATGAGAATTAATCATATGATAAAATGTACACGATGAAAATGAATGCAACAGAAATCATGTTTGTGGAGGTTGATGAGGAACAAACAAAGCGTGTCATCAGCAACTGTAAAGATGTAGCAGACAGTCAGGCTCAGCTTAGAATTTGATCTATGGTTCTCGGACTTGTTTGcacattttcttatatatttaatgattaACTATATTTTCTAATGTGTTACTAAATTTCTTTTGAGTTTCGAGTGACTCATTTAACATTTGATTTTTACAAAGAGAATAAAACCAATCTCAAAACTGTAAAAGAAAACCGCCAGCTTCATAACTGGACCAATCTAATCAACCACACAATCAATATTTTCTTCTTTCACGACTAAGAATTCACTTCATAATAAATCCAAGTATTGCGTGTATCCAAGGCTCGCTCAATGGTGCGATAGACCctgaggcaaaaaaaaaaaatttaatttccaaactattatttttctttaaaaaattttatagatatttttttttcaaaatactagaaatattttttttaataaatttataaaaataaaaaaaatactttcatataaaaaaatgtggacctcatttcttattcttaatataaaaatacatgtatttttttaaaaaaaaatgggctTTTATTTATTAAGAAATAGGGGACAACGGATTGGACCAGGGGCGGTCGCACCGTTTGCCCCTATCTAAGTCGGCTCTGCCAGGATCGGCTCAATGGTGTCATAGACCctaggacaaaaaaaaatttaattttcaaactattatttttctttaaaaaatctgatagatatatttttttcaaaatactagaagtatttttttaaataaatttataaaaaaaaaactttcatatAAACATAGAGTAGGGTTGAAGATGCATtcgaaaatcataattttacaGATTTTAAGCTTGAACTAATAGATTATGCCACATATTTGttatatctatattatatttAGAAGATTAACAAGAAAAAGCAATGAAatcgaagaaaaaaagaatattgtCAAAACCATGTGTTGTTCAATGGTGTAGTTCAATATTGGGCAATGTGTTGTTTAGCCTACTCGATATCAGCAGTTGAAGAGGAAAGTATGGCATTATTGGCAGCAGCACAATGTACTATTTTTTTGGGATACAAGAAGATCATTTTTGAATGCGACGGTGAAGTGTTACAAGCGATGGTGTAGTCAGTTTGAAAGTATTCACTATCGTCATGTTCATCGGAAAGAGAATGCTGTTGCGGATTGTTTGATCCAAAAACGGTGTATTTGCTAGTGATATTTGTTGGAATcatataataaagaaaataaagataagtattagattcttgaggtttaggaAAAATTTTCATAGAATCAATATGAGAAAAAGAACATCCAAAGACTTTATTGATCAAAGATTGCATTACAAGAATGATTTCTAGTGTAAAGtgaatcaaataatatataaaattcttaTAGGATGTGTTCTAAATCTAGATGGAAAAAAAAGTCTTTTCTAATAAGGAGATatctccttatttatagaagaaaGATATCTAGGGTTTCCTAACAAATTTGGCATAATTCATTGTTTTAATGGGCCTTGAGAgaggatgtaaatccacccccaacagtaagcccccccccccccagttCGTAGAGAGAGATGAAACCGATCTCTGCGAATTTTACGAATATGGTTTATGAGACAATGAACTAGGCACATACCCATGTCGCAGACGATTGTCATGAACGGGCCGTCATGGCTAAGTTGCCATAGATGAAGTGTCATAGACGGACTGTCTCGGGCGAGCTGTCATCGACATACTTCTTATTCCGATCAGACTTCTTACTCCGGGATGGTTGCGCGAACGATCTGTGAGGACAGTGTTAAGAACCACCAGAGCAAGTTGCCATGGATGAAGCGTCAATCGACAAACAGCCAAAGACAAGTCGTCATAGACATCATCATGAACGTACCACCATGAGCGAACCATCACAATCAAATCGCCACGGGTGGATGTGTCTTCGCGGTATCACGTCATCCTCGAGACTTGTGAGCAATCCGAGTGACTGCGAGAGAGCGATTCGAGCCGAGTAACTGCGAGAGAGCGATTCGAGCCGAGTAACTGCGAGAGAGCGATCTGTGACGAGTAACCGCAAGAGAGTGATATGTACCGAGTAACTGCAAAagagcgagtcgagtgaccgcgagAGATCGATCCGAGCGACTGCGAGAGAACGATCTGCGGCGAGTAACTGCAAGagagcgagtcgagtgaccgcgagAGATCGATCCGAGCGACTGCGAGAGATCGATCCGAGCGACTGCGAGAGAATGATCTGCACCGAGTAACTACAAGagagcgagtcgagtgaccgcgagAGATCGATCCGAGCGACTGCGAGAGAATGATCTGCGCCGAGTAACTGCAAGAGAGCGATTCGAGCCGAGTAACTGCGAGAGAGCGATCTGTGACGAGTAACCGCAAGAGAATGATATGTACCAAGTAACTGCAAAagagcgagtcgagtgaccgcgagAGATCGATCTGAGCGACTGCGAGAGAACGATCTGCACCGAGTAACTGCAAGAGAGCGAGTCGAATGACCGCGAGAGATCGATCCGAGCGACTGCGAGAGAATGATCTGCACCGAGTAACTGCGAGATAGCTATCCATGACGAGTAACAGCGAGAGAGAGATCTGGATTCTCCCAAGTTTGATATGCTTTGAAGATAGTTCTCCTTGTTCTCCCTCCTTCTAACGCCAACTGTTTGACCCAAAAACGGTGTATTTGCTGGTGATGTTTGTTGTAATCATACAATAAAGAATCTAAAGATAAGTattagattcttgaggtttaggaAAAATCTTCATAGAATCAATATGAGAAAAAGAACATCCAAAGACTTTATTGATCAAAGATTGCATTACAAGAATGATTTCTAGTGTAAAGTGAATCAAAGAATGTATAAAATCCTTATAGGATGTGTTCTAGATCTTGATGGAAAAAAGAATCCTTTCGAATAAGGAGGTAACTTCTTATTTGTAGAACAAAGATATCTAGGGTTTCCTAACAAATTTGGTCTAATTTATTGTCTTAATTGACCTTGAGggaggatgtaaatccacccccaCCACATATGAACTAGCAAAGCGAGTCACCACGGCTCAGCCCTTTACTTATTCACTAGGTGATATCTGCGCCCTGCGCGGAGTGAATGGATTAAAAgagattataacttttaatctaTAGATATTAGAAATGTAAAAGTCATAGTCACAAGATTACATGTTATATAATGAGTTGAGACCCACCATAAGTGTTTTGCTTGCGAGATCGAATTTGTAATGAAGGTTTGGGAAAAAGAATGTGATGAGTAGATGTGCTCAAAACAACCTATTTATATATACGATGAGGAAGGATTAGATTTCAAATGATAAAATCGTATgtgattaattatataaaacattcaCAAATTCATTAACCAAAACTTGCGCTCCAAGATTATCGCCCAAATTACCTTAACAGACCATATACCCTATTGATCTCACGCAAATTCAGTAGtggaaagaaaaataatttaaagatCTGATAAAGTTAAGGACACAAGGATTCAATTGAAGCAACTCGTTTAAAACGTATATAATGAATCGACCACAActcttttaaaaagaatatagtattttttttgtcaacattaaAAAGAATATAGTATAATCCGATAAAAATGTAAAGATTTGATAATGACTTGTGCATGAtgagataatgtatgaaaatatttatgttatataataataaatatgtgtgatataatttaattttacaatacaatataaaatttttaaaaattataatacatgTACAGTagaacttctataaattaataatcgataaattaataatatttataaattaataaattttctcgGTCCCAATTTAggccggttcaaaatttgaaacaaatcgataaaataataagataataattttttagaaaattaaattctatgtaaatatatggtcccagtaaaattataaattaataagttatatgtatacatattttatataagtaagaacctattattatattatttgttttatattaacaatgaaattatctttatattttcttaacacttaatatatttttgatgaaatttagtaatattatatttaaaaccacatttaagttctatataatatatattatatacaacaaataatataataaaattaatataaatgtcaaatttcaaaaataacaattaatgtctatacactgAAATCAAATCTTTTTcctatcttagaataaatatatcataaaataaaaaaatctaaataagaaattttttgtaaattaatatctctataaattaataaaatttcaaatttctgaTTTAGTTATGATAAAGATACAGTGGTATCATGCCTCattcttaattaataattagtatTCAATGTGTCATATATATTCCTTAacgaatataaaaaattataggaTGTTCAAATTAAAAGTCCATATATGGCAATGCTAATTTACGTCTCATTATTGCTCATAAATTAATCACTATAATTTAGGCAAaatgtatttatgaaaattggGTATGAAATATTACCAAATGGCCAATAGTTTTCCAAGGTTATATACGTGAAGATTTAATATACCATTTACATATATGATTGGGCCAACctttaatttaaattgatataaagaACTCTTATGATTTACAGTACGAccatatcaattatataatataattaatttttatatatttatatacataatataattatttttttgtaattgtaagatcataataaatgagcgttaaaaaaaataatataattatttttatagacAATATGATCATATcaactatataatattaatgttttgcatatatatttatataactattatataattattttttttgctatataGTACGACTATatcaactatataatataattattttgtatatatttataaaaatatataactatataatttagtttataTCAAGGCGACTTATATGGACATTGTAAACAT encodes:
- the LOC125582486 gene encoding uncharacterized protein At4g02000-like, which gives rise to MTSYSKWIISLVYRTVSFSRYPNIRTSISCSPVSTAYSTASFHHRQDLLYRSNSRMAPQRLTAEKGKGIAVVGSDLGYDCFQFRFDLEEDLHNILLNRPYQFYNWMVVLQQWEPVISRTFPSHIPFRITLRGLPLHFSHESMIYNIRLELGTLEDYKITKTPARIRITLDALKPFVTDSLVNFSSGEDIPITFKYENMANHCSICNMLTHSSRHCDKRQREIPPLVPTKSETREEGRGATERVSRRYSSQELISLLQNTLPPLGEVLPLMWHLSNKEWIGMEDHMGRESL